In Desulfotomaculum sp., the genomic window CGGATGTTCAGTTTTTGCAAAACACTATTTTAATGTTGATATGATTCAGGCGGCGCACGGCCGTGCTCCTTCTATAGCCACCGGCGTTAAGAGGGTGCTGCCTGACCGGGTGCTTTTTACATACCAGGGGGACGGCGATCTGGCTGCTATAGGAATCGGTGACTTCATTCATACCGCTTACCGCGGAGAAAAAATAACTACTATTTTTGTCAACAACACCGTTTATGGTATGACAGGCGGACAGATGGCGCCGACTACCCTGATTGGCCAGGTAACCAAGACAACCCCCTTCGGCAGATCTGTAGAGATTAACGGAAACCCGATCAGGGCCTGTGAACTGATTGCCCCGGTTGAGGGTGTGGTCTATGTGGAAAGAGTGTCATTGCATAATCCCAAAGAAATAATCAAGGCAAAAAAGGCGATTAGAAAAGCATTTGAAATGCAGCTCAACGGGGTTGGC contains:
- a CDS encoding 2-oxoglutarate oxidoreductase, whose protein sequence is MKKITARPYSLRDVPFHYCPGCMHGIAHRLVAEVIDELGVSGRTIGISSVGCSVFAKHYFNVDMIQAAHGRAPSIATGVKRVLPDRVLFTYQGDGDLAAIGIGDFIHTAYRGEKITTIFVNNTVYGMTGGQMAPTTLIGQVTKTTPFGRSVEINGNPIRACELIAPVEGVVYVERVSLHNPKEIIKAKKAIRKAFEMQLNGVGFSLVEALSACPTNLGLSPLEAIKWMEEKMIPFYPLGVYKSPAGVV